Proteins encoded in a region of the Sphingomonas sp. HMP9 genome:
- a CDS encoding DUF1489 family protein, with protein MPLHLTKVAFGAESVDHLAERLRLRGEEGPVFLTTRYLPKRHEEVAGQGSMFWILKHQLIARSPILGFGEAEEGRVAIHIDPKLVLIQARPKRAHQGWRYLEGADAPLDLGGDASGLDVMPPALMTRLAELALI; from the coding sequence ATGCCGCTCCATCTCACCAAAGTCGCGTTCGGCGCGGAAAGCGTCGACCACCTCGCCGAGCGCCTGCGCCTGCGCGGCGAGGAAGGGCCGGTGTTCCTCACCACGCGCTATCTCCCGAAGCGCCACGAGGAGGTCGCGGGCCAGGGCTCGATGTTCTGGATCCTGAAGCATCAGCTGATCGCCCGCTCGCCGATCCTGGGGTTCGGCGAGGCGGAGGAAGGCCGCGTCGCGATCCACATCGACCCGAAGCTGGTGCTGATCCAGGCCCGTCCCAAGCGTGCGCATCAAGGCTGGCGGTATCTCGAAGGTGCGGACGCCCCCCTCGACCTCGGGGGCGATGCGTCCGGGCTGGATGTGATGCCACCGGCGCTGATGACAAGGCTCGCCGAACTGGCGCTGATCTAG